The sequence CGATTCCATCTTCTTGGTGATGGCGGGAGCGTCGTCCTTGATGACGCACTTGCCCTTCTTCTGGCAAGCGAGGCAGCCCATGCAAAAGCCGATCTTCTTGCCGCGCAGCGACTCGAATTCCACCTTGTTGCCCGCCTCGGCGGCACCCTTCGCGAACTCCTGCGCCAGGGTTTCGGAGTTGCTCCCCTTGCGCAAGCTGCTGGACAAGACCAATACTTTTTTCATAGGTTCCTCTCGGTTGAAGTCTTTACATGTTCAAATATACCTCTTTTTTCAGATATTGCAAATACTTTGTTTTCATAACTAGATATGCTTATAAGGCATAGAAAGTATGCTTTCACAAGCCTTAGTTATTCCTTCCGGGCATTATTTTTGCAATTTCATACCCGCGGGGCTTGAATTTTATTAGTTTTCGGGTATGGAACTTCGAGTTTTGCGGTATTTTCTGGAGGCGGCGCGGTTGGGGAATGTCTCGCGCGCGGCGGATAATCTTTGCGTGACGCAGCCGACGGTGAGTCGCCAGCTCAAGGAGTTGGAGGAGGAGCTGGGCGAGAAGCTTTTCGAGCGCACGAACTACGCGATTCGGCTGACGCCTGCGGGGGAACTCTTGCGGGAGCGTGCGGAGGATATCCTTTCGATGGCGGACAGGACGGTGCAGGATTTCAAGTCGCTGAAGGAAGACGAGGTGGTGGGTGAAATCGCCATTGCCTGCGCGGAGTCGCGGAACGTGAATTTTCTTTCGAAGTGCATCGGGATTCTCCGGGACGACTATCCGAAGATTAAGTACAACTTATATTCGGGCGACAGCGAGCGCGCCTTGGAAAAGCTGGACAAGGGCATTTTCGATTTCGCGGTGGTTGTAGATAACGTTGATTTGGAAAAGTACAACTGTCTTGCTGTGCGTTCGGTGGACCGCTGGGGCGTGGTGATGCGTCGCGACGACCCTTTGGCCAAGCGGGATTTCATTGAGCCGAAGGACTTGCTCGACAAGCCGCTGATGGCGTCGCGCCAGGCGATGGTGGCGGATTTGCCGAAATGGTTCGGCGACGATATTTCGAAGCTGAACGTAATCGTGGGGCTGGATCTTTCGTACAACGGTTCGGTGCTTGCGAAGGAGGGCACGGGCTACCTGCTCACTTTCGACGGCCTTGTGGATACGAGCCGCACTTCGCGCCTGTGCTTCAGGCCACTCATGCCCGAACTCACCACCAACATGTACATCATTTGGCGGCGGGGCCAGCAGTTCACGCGAGCGGGCGAACTTTTCCTCGATACACTCCGGCACGTGCTGGGGGAATAGAAAGAAATTAGAGGATTATTCTCATGATTAAAATTGAAGGATACAGTACAAAGTATATCAACGACGCGGTTGAAATCTGGAACGACATTGTCGAAGACGGAATCGCGTTCCCTCAGAAAGATGCGCTTGACCCGCAGACGGGAGACGAGTTTTTCAAGTCGCAGTCATTCACAGGCATCGCCGTTGAAACGGACTCCGGCGAGGTGGTCGGGCTGTACATTCTCCACCCGAATAATGTCGGGCGCTGCGGGCATATTTCGAATGCGAGCTATGCGGTGAAGAAGAACAAGCGCGGCCAGCACATCGGTGAATTTCTCGTGAAGGATTGCCTCGCGAAGGCCAAGGAAATCGGTTTCAGGATTTTGCAGTTCAATGCGGTTGTCGCCACAAACACGTCGGCACTCAAGCTCTACAAGAAGCTCGGCTTTACCCAGCTCGGCGTAATCCCCAAGGGATTCTTGCTCAAAGACGGGAACTACGAGGACATTATCCCGCATTATATCGAACTTTAAAACGGTTGCACCCCAT is a genomic window of Fibrobacter sp. UWB5 containing:
- a CDS encoding GNAT family N-acetyltransferase is translated as MIKIEGYSTKYINDAVEIWNDIVEDGIAFPQKDALDPQTGDEFFKSQSFTGIAVETDSGEVVGLYILHPNNVGRCGHISNASYAVKKNKRGQHIGEFLVKDCLAKAKEIGFRILQFNAVVATNTSALKLYKKLGFTQLGVIPKGFLLKDGNYEDIIPHYIEL
- a CDS encoding LysR family transcriptional regulator substrate-binding protein produces the protein MADRTVQDFKSLKEDEVVGEIAIACAESRNVNFLSKCIGILRDDYPKIKYNLYSGDSERALEKLDKGIFDFAVVVDNVDLEKYNCLAVRSVDRWGVVMRRDDPLAKRDFIEPKDLLDKPLMASRQAMVADLPKWFGDDISKLNVIVGLDLSYNGSVLAKEGTGYLLTFDGLVDTSRTSRLCFRPLMPELTTNMYIIWRRGQQFTRAGELFLDTLRHVLGE